Proteins encoded together in one Oceanidesulfovibrio indonesiensis window:
- the preA gene encoding NAD-dependent dihydropyrimidine dehydrogenase subunit PreA, translated as MADLSVQFLGKTIPNPFLLASAPPTAFGENIMRAFDQGWGGAVLKTLKPDGMVIEDARPRFAAVKDAGGNVYGFENFELVTKRSLSDWVHEIAEIKKRYPENLLVASIMGDSRGTWQEMTRRVQDAGADMVECNFSCPHGMPEKGVGMAIGQVPEITGEITSWVRDVCKVPLLIKLTPNVADPRVTCAAALDAGADGITAINTVQCLIGVDLETFKPKPVVEGYSSYGGYSGKAIKPIGLRVVSQVAGTMQARGMAPAVSGVGGIAAWEDAVEYMLVGSTTVQVCTEVMLKGYGIVGKLASGLSNYLDARGIGSPMDLVGRTLPWITSHEALSKESAVAARVDYESCTSCGACATACSDSGYGAISMNGDGSTPRVHINEQRCDGCGLCALVCRAGALAVCSH; from the coding sequence ATGGCCGACCTCAGCGTCCAGTTTCTCGGAAAAACGATCCCCAACCCGTTTCTGCTCGCCTCGGCGCCGCCAACGGCCTTCGGCGAGAACATCATGCGCGCCTTCGACCAGGGCTGGGGCGGCGCCGTGCTCAAGACTCTCAAGCCGGACGGCATGGTCATCGAGGACGCTCGGCCCCGCTTCGCCGCGGTGAAGGATGCAGGAGGAAACGTTTACGGGTTCGAGAACTTCGAGCTCGTCACCAAACGCAGCCTCTCGGACTGGGTCCACGAGATCGCCGAGATCAAGAAACGCTACCCGGAGAACCTGCTGGTCGCCTCCATCATGGGCGATTCCAGAGGAACCTGGCAGGAGATGACCCGCCGCGTGCAGGACGCCGGCGCGGACATGGTGGAGTGCAACTTCTCCTGTCCGCACGGCATGCCGGAAAAAGGCGTGGGCATGGCCATTGGTCAGGTGCCGGAGATAACCGGGGAGATAACCTCCTGGGTCAGGGACGTCTGTAAGGTCCCGCTGCTCATCAAGCTCACGCCCAACGTGGCCGATCCCCGCGTGACCTGCGCCGCGGCGCTGGACGCCGGGGCCGACGGCATCACCGCCATTAACACCGTGCAGTGCCTCATCGGCGTGGACCTGGAGACATTCAAGCCCAAGCCCGTCGTGGAGGGCTACTCCTCTTACGGCGGCTACTCGGGCAAAGCGATCAAGCCCATCGGCCTGCGCGTGGTCTCCCAGGTTGCGGGCACGATGCAAGCCCGCGGCATGGCTCCGGCCGTCTCAGGCGTGGGCGGCATAGCCGCATGGGAAGACGCCGTGGAATACATGCTCGTGGGGTCCACAACCGTGCAGGTCTGCACCGAGGTCATGCTCAAGGGGTATGGCATCGTGGGCAAGTTAGCTTCGGGACTGTCCAACTATCTGGACGCCAGGGGGATAGGCTCGCCCATGGACCTCGTGGGCAGGACGCTCCCCTGGATCACCAGCCACGAGGCGCTGAGCAAAGAAAGCGCTGTGGCCGCACGTGTGGATTATGAGTCCTGCACATCGTGCGGTGCATGCGCCACAGCCTGCTCGGATTCAGGATATGGCGCCATCTCCATGAACGGGGACGGAAGCACGCCCCGCGTGCACATAAATGAACAACGTTGCGACGGCTGCGGACTGTGCGCTCTGGTCTGCAGGGCCGGAGCCCTGGCGGTCTGCTCCCATTAG
- a CDS encoding iron-containing alcohol dehydrogenase family protein, with protein sequence MSGFIFQVPPRIVFGAGSARKIGEEAARLGNTAMIVTGRSSTTRTGALDKVVASLEAAGLTAVTFAEVESDPSVATVEKGAALARGKNADVLVALGGGSPMDAAKGIAILMTNDGPIQKYEKKQPAAAGTPIIAVPTTAGTASEITRFTVITDPAAKVKMLIAFAGIIPKVAVLDPELTVSMPPSVTASTGMDALTHATEAYISKVGNQLTAVQALEAIELIGGNLIRAVMNGGDIEARQNMLLGQMLAGFAFGNASVALVHSMSRPLGAHFGIPHGMANAMLLAPVMAYNRPACPEKLTRIAQALGEPVEGLSLRDASFAAVDSLEALFEETGLPGRLSEFGVTEDAIPQMAKDAFASGSTNNNPRVPTVEDITDIYTSIL encoded by the coding sequence ATGAGCGGCTTCATATTTCAGGTCCCGCCGCGCATCGTGTTCGGCGCCGGCTCGGCCCGCAAGATCGGCGAGGAAGCCGCTCGCTTGGGAAATACGGCCATGATCGTGACCGGCCGTTCCTCCACCACCAGAACCGGCGCGCTGGACAAGGTCGTCGCGTCCCTCGAAGCCGCCGGCCTGACAGCCGTCACCTTTGCCGAGGTGGAGTCCGACCCAAGCGTGGCCACGGTGGAAAAAGGCGCGGCCCTGGCCAGGGGCAAGAACGCGGACGTGCTCGTGGCCCTGGGCGGCGGCAGCCCCATGGACGCGGCCAAGGGCATCGCCATCCTCATGACGAACGACGGTCCCATCCAGAAGTACGAAAAGAAACAGCCCGCCGCGGCCGGAACGCCTATCATCGCCGTGCCCACTACGGCCGGCACTGCCAGCGAGATCACCCGCTTCACCGTGATCACTGACCCGGCGGCCAAGGTCAAAATGCTCATCGCCTTCGCCGGCATCATTCCCAAGGTGGCCGTGCTCGACCCTGAGCTGACAGTCTCCATGCCTCCGTCAGTGACTGCCTCCACGGGCATGGACGCCCTGACCCACGCCACGGAGGCGTACATATCCAAGGTGGGCAACCAGCTCACGGCCGTGCAGGCCCTGGAGGCCATCGAGCTCATCGGCGGCAACCTCATCCGCGCCGTCATGAACGGCGGGGATATCGAGGCGCGCCAGAACATGCTGCTCGGCCAGATGCTGGCCGGCTTCGCCTTCGGCAACGCCTCGGTGGCTCTGGTCCATTCCATGAGCCGGCCGCTGGGCGCGCACTTCGGCATCCCCCACGGCATGGCCAACGCCATGCTGCTGGCGCCGGTCATGGCTTACAACCGCCCGGCCTGCCCGGAAAAACTGACGCGCATCGCCCAGGCCCTGGGCGAACCGGTGGAGGGCCTCTCCCTGCGCGATGCGAGCTTCGCCGCCGTGGATTCCCTGGAAGCGCTGTTCGAGGAAACGGGCCTGCCGGGCCGGCTCTCCGAATTCGGCGTCACCGAGGACGCCATTCCGCAAATGGCCAAGGACGCCTTCGCCAGCGGCAGCACCAACAACAATCCGCGTGTCCCCACAGTGGAAGACATCACGGACATCTACACCTCCATTCTCTAG
- a CDS encoding aminotransferase class III-fold pyridoxal phosphate-dependent enzyme codes for MNPQAQEAYDLDRKYVLHSWSVQGKLSPKVITRGEGIFFWDGDGNRYADFASQLVNLNLGHNHPKIIEAIKKQADEMCFIAPQFVAPSRSRLAEKLIGYLPDTFGKCFFTVGGADANENAVKIARAHTGKQKIVTRYRSYHGATYGAISLTGDPRRPPVEPALPGIVRVFDPYCYRCSFGLTYPECRLQCAENVREVMLYENPDTIAAVLFESITGSNGVFVPPPGYMERIEEICRELGVLLICDEVMTGFGRTGKLFGFHNFDITPDIVTMAKGVNSGYIPLGVVAVSSEIAKTFDESMLYCGLTYSGHPISCASALGNLEAIEEEKLIENAAAMGERFKAGLEKLGERHGYVGDVRCIGLFACLEMVRDRETRDPLSPWNGPPGPMAHVSKALLDNGISAFVRWNFVFLAPPIIIDEAELDDSLTRIDKALEQASQAIAREIS; via the coding sequence ATGAATCCACAAGCTCAGGAAGCATACGACCTGGACCGCAAATACGTCCTGCACTCCTGGTCCGTGCAGGGCAAGCTCTCGCCCAAAGTCATCACCCGCGGCGAAGGCATCTTCTTCTGGGACGGCGACGGAAACCGCTATGCCGACTTCGCCTCCCAGCTCGTGAACCTCAACCTCGGCCACAACCACCCGAAAATCATCGAGGCCATCAAGAAACAGGCCGACGAGATGTGCTTCATCGCCCCACAGTTCGTGGCGCCTTCGCGCTCCAGGCTGGCGGAAAAGCTCATCGGCTATCTGCCGGACACGTTCGGCAAGTGCTTCTTCACCGTGGGCGGGGCGGACGCCAACGAGAACGCCGTGAAGATCGCCCGCGCCCACACCGGCAAACAGAAGATCGTGACCCGTTACCGCTCCTACCATGGGGCCACCTACGGCGCGATCTCCCTCACCGGCGACCCCCGCCGCCCCCCGGTGGAACCCGCCCTGCCAGGCATCGTCCGGGTGTTCGACCCCTACTGCTACCGCTGCTCGTTCGGGCTCACCTACCCGGAGTGCAGGCTCCAGTGCGCGGAGAACGTGCGCGAGGTCATGCTCTACGAGAACCCGGACACCATCGCGGCGGTGCTGTTCGAGTCCATCACCGGCTCCAACGGCGTGTTCGTGCCGCCTCCCGGCTACATGGAGCGCATCGAGGAAATCTGCCGCGAGCTGGGCGTCCTGCTGATCTGCGACGAAGTCATGACCGGCTTCGGCCGCACCGGCAAACTGTTCGGATTCCATAACTTCGACATCACGCCGGACATCGTGACCATGGCCAAGGGCGTGAACTCCGGCTACATCCCCCTCGGGGTGGTGGCTGTATCCAGCGAGATTGCGAAAACGTTCGACGAGAGCATGCTGTACTGCGGACTTACCTACTCCGGCCATCCCATCTCGTGCGCCTCCGCCCTGGGCAACCTGGAGGCCATCGAGGAAGAAAAGCTCATAGAAAACGCCGCGGCCATGGGCGAGCGATTCAAGGCCGGCCTCGAAAAGCTTGGCGAAAGACATGGCTATGTGGGCGACGTCCGCTGCATCGGCCTCTTCGCATGTCTGGAAATGGTGAGGGACCGCGAAACGCGCGACCCCCTGTCGCCGTGGAACGGCCCTCCAGGCCCCATGGCTCATGTGAGCAAGGCCTTGCTGGATAATGGTATTTCCGCCTTCGTGCGCTGGAACTTCGTTTTCCTCGCCCCGCCCATCATCATCGATGAGGCCGAGCTGGACGACTCCCTGACGCGCATCGACAAGGCTCTCGAACAAGCATCCCAAGCAATCGCCAGGGAGATTTCGTGA
- a CDS encoding YgeY family selenium metabolism-linked hydrolase, with protein MYEKLNQMAEDIRDDVIGFAQKLVQTPSISGAEEELAQLTVKKMEELGYDEIFVDDMGNVVGIVKGEGSGPNVMYNSHMDHVAPGEEANWEFPPYGGVIADGYLHGRAASDVKSGMASQIFAGHLIKKSGVKLKGDFIYTGVVQEEPAEMFGMRWLMDKTFKERGITFDVMISSEATSMNLYLGHRGRAELEVTTFGRTSHGSAPWLGVNAVYKMMPVIEEVRKIYETLPEDDFLGRATIALTIINCSPGALSIIPDKCTVSLDRRLVRGEKREDFVGQIQKILDDLAAKDEEFKGEVKIRTVKETSYKGISEDCEKYMHSWAIEKDDPMVVKCVEALNALGQNPGFGRWDFGTDASYVTGVMGIPSIGYSPMEEHYAHTPKDRCSIENIVKATAGNAAIAYAVAGQGSRDE; from the coding sequence ATGTACGAGAAGCTCAATCAAATGGCCGAGGACATCCGCGACGACGTGATCGGCTTCGCCCAGAAGCTCGTGCAGACCCCCTCCATTTCCGGCGCCGAAGAGGAACTGGCCCAGCTCACCGTTAAAAAAATGGAAGAACTCGGTTACGACGAAATCTTCGTGGACGACATGGGCAACGTGGTCGGCATCGTGAAGGGCGAAGGCTCCGGCCCCAACGTTATGTACAACTCTCATATGGACCACGTGGCCCCCGGCGAAGAAGCCAACTGGGAGTTCCCACCGTACGGCGGCGTCATCGCCGACGGCTACCTGCACGGCCGCGCCGCCAGCGACGTGAAGTCCGGCATGGCCTCGCAGATTTTCGCCGGCCACCTCATCAAGAAATCCGGCGTCAAGCTCAAGGGCGACTTCATCTACACCGGCGTCGTCCAGGAGGAGCCGGCCGAGATGTTCGGCATGCGCTGGCTCATGGACAAGACCTTCAAGGAGCGTGGCATCACGTTCGACGTGATGATCTCCTCCGAGGCCACCTCCATGAACCTCTACCTGGGCCACCGCGGCCGCGCCGAACTGGAGGTCACCACCTTCGGCCGCACCAGCCACGGCTCAGCGCCCTGGCTGGGCGTCAACGCCGTGTACAAGATGATGCCGGTCATCGAAGAGGTCCGGAAAATATACGAGACCCTGCCCGAAGACGACTTCCTGGGCCGCGCCACCATCGCCCTCACCATCATCAACTGCTCGCCCGGCGCGCTCTCAATCATCCCGGACAAATGCACCGTGAGCCTGGACCGCAGGCTGGTGCGCGGCGAAAAGCGCGAGGACTTCGTCGGCCAGATTCAGAAGATCCTCGACGACCTCGCCGCCAAAGATGAGGAGTTCAAGGGCGAGGTCAAAATCCGCACGGTGAAGGAGACCTCCTACAAAGGCATCTCCGAGGACTGCGAAAAGTACATGCACTCCTGGGCCATCGAGAAGGACGACCCCATGGTCGTCAAATGCGTGGAAGCCCTGAACGCTCTGGGTCAGAATCCCGGATTCGGCCGCTGGGACTTCGGCACGGACGCCAGCTACGTCACCGGCGTCATGGGCATCCCGTCCATCGGCTACTCGCCCATGGAAGAGCACTACGCCCACACGCCCAAGGACCGCTGCTCCATCGAGAACATAGTGAAGGCCACGGCCGGCAACGCAGCCATCGCATACGCCGTCGCCGGTCAAGGGAGCCGAGACGAATGA
- the hydA gene encoding dihydropyrimidinase, producing the protein MRFDCVISGGLCVTASDTFRADIGILDEKIAAIGTHLSGERTIDATGKYVMPGAVDTHTHLEMPFGGTVSKDDFETGTIAAAYGGTTSIVDFCIQGKGQSLQDALDAWRAKAEGKAVLDYGFHIAITDMTGSVLDEMQTMIDAGCPSFKVFMVYDFRVSDTVLMQALIQARDHGGLVCVHAENNDAVTYLINKHLSEGKTDPRYHALSRPPLVEGEATGRACKLAQITGGPLFVVHLTCESALQEVVRARANGASVMAETCPQYLLLSDANYDEPDFGGAKYVMSPPLRPRENQEPLWKGLASNDLVSVATDHCPFDFNGQKDMGRDNFAKIPNGAPGIEPRLALMHEFGVNAGRFDINRLVAVCATNPAKAFGMYPQKGALAIGADADIVVFDPELKVTLSTATLHENVDYTPYEGVEVTGFPVATLSRGEVVCMNGRLEAKPGRGRFIKRGKPRFV; encoded by the coding sequence ATGCGTTTTGATTGCGTGATCAGCGGCGGTCTGTGCGTCACAGCGTCCGATACGTTCCGCGCGGACATCGGAATCCTGGACGAGAAGATTGCCGCCATCGGAACGCACCTGTCCGGAGAACGCACCATCGACGCAACGGGCAAATACGTCATGCCCGGTGCTGTAGACACTCACACCCACCTCGAAATGCCCTTTGGCGGCACCGTTTCCAAGGACGATTTCGAGACAGGCACCATCGCCGCAGCCTACGGCGGCACCACGTCCATCGTGGATTTCTGCATCCAGGGCAAAGGCCAGTCACTGCAGGACGCTCTGGATGCCTGGCGCGCCAAGGCCGAGGGCAAGGCCGTGCTGGACTACGGATTCCATATCGCCATCACGGACATGACCGGTTCCGTGCTCGACGAAATGCAGACAATGATCGACGCCGGCTGCCCAAGCTTCAAGGTCTTCATGGTCTACGATTTCCGTGTCTCGGACACGGTCTTGATGCAGGCCCTCATCCAGGCCAGGGACCACGGCGGGCTTGTCTGCGTGCACGCCGAGAACAACGACGCCGTGACGTACCTTATCAACAAGCACCTGTCCGAGGGCAAGACCGATCCCAGGTACCACGCGCTCTCCCGACCGCCGCTGGTGGAAGGCGAGGCCACGGGCCGGGCCTGCAAGCTCGCTCAGATCACGGGCGGGCCGCTCTTCGTGGTCCACCTCACCTGCGAGTCCGCGCTTCAGGAAGTGGTGCGCGCCAGAGCGAACGGAGCCAGCGTGATGGCCGAGACCTGCCCGCAGTATCTGCTGCTTTCCGATGCCAACTACGACGAGCCCGACTTCGGCGGCGCCAAGTACGTGATGAGTCCGCCGCTGCGGCCCAGGGAGAACCAGGAACCGCTGTGGAAGGGCCTTGCGTCCAACGACCTGGTGAGCGTGGCCACGGACCACTGCCCCTTCGATTTCAACGGACAGAAGGATATGGGCAGGGACAACTTCGCCAAGATCCCTAACGGCGCTCCGGGCATCGAGCCTCGTCTGGCCCTGATGCACGAGTTCGGCGTCAACGCCGGCCGTTTCGATATCAACCGCCTGGTGGCTGTCTGCGCCACCAACCCGGCCAAGGCTTTCGGCATGTATCCGCAGAAGGGCGCTCTGGCCATAGGCGCGGACGCCGACATCGTGGTCTTCGATCCCGAACTAAAGGTCACCCTGTCCACCGCCACCCTCCACGAAAATGTCGACTACACCCCGTACGAGGGCGTAGAGGTCACGGGCTTTCCGGTGGCCACACTCTCCCGCGGCGAGGTGGTCTGCATGAACGGCAGGCTGGAGGCCAAACCCGGACGAGGTCGATTCATCAAGCGCGGCAAGCCCCGGTTCGTTTAG